From the Pungitius pungitius chromosome 6, fPunPun2.1, whole genome shotgun sequence genome, one window contains:
- the spam1 gene encoding hyaluronidase PH-20 — MASSSLLCRLTLCLIGSVATGLALPLAEPPLIHDHPFVAIWNAPVDQCRRLNIPLDTSAFQAVTTPAAVPRQFLTIFYEDRLGLYPKVDVAKHKIYRGGIPQIGNLDEHLSKAQSQINHYIAQDSSPGLAVIDWESWRPLWDQNWASKRIYKKLSIAHAMRVAPFLSSKRVSALAKIQFERAGQRFMEKTISLGIGERPSRRWGFYLFPDCYNYGWKKPDYTGKCSAKTQKQNNQMLWLWERSTALFPSVYLRQEMRNSPKAALFVRNRVQEALRVAALPKRPYTMPVYVYARTLYRDQNQNALTQTDLVSTVGESAALGASGVVMWGGTKDYDNKAACESLSEYLTSTFNPYVANVTAAAMLCSQVMCQGRGRCVRKNYDSAHYLHLNPAHFSILRAHGKFVAIGLPSAADLEVWAGNFTCQCYAGRGCSPKLSQPTKIMRIWV, encoded by the exons ATGGCCTCTTCGTCCTTGTTGTGCCGCCTCACCCTCTGTCTCATCGGATCGGTCGCCACGGGCCTCGCTCTGCCGCTCGCGGAGCCGCCACTGATCCACGACCACCCCTTCGTGGCCATCTGGAACGCCCCCGTCGACCAGTGCCGCCGGCTCAACATCCCGCTGGACACCTCGGCCTTCCAGGCCGTGACTACGCCGGCCGCCGTGCCCCGTCAGTTCCTCACCATCTTCTACGAGGACCGCCTGGGTCTCTACCCCAAAGTCGACGTCGCCAAACACAAGATCTACAGAGGCGGCATCCCCCAAATTGGAAACCTTGACGAGCATCTGTCCAAGGCCCAGAGTCAAATCAACCACTACATCGCCCAGGATTCCTCGCCTGGGCTCGCTGTCATCGACTGGGAGTCCTGGCGCCCCCTGTGGGATCAGAACTGGGCGTCAAAACGAATCTATAAGAAGCTGTCCATCGCTCACGCCATGCGGGTGGCCCCTTTTTTGTCGTCCAAGAGAGTTTCCGCGCTGGCTAAAATCCAGTTTGAACGCGCCGGGCAGCGCTTCATGGAGAAGACCATCAGCCTCGGGATCGGCGAGCGTCCGAGCCGCCGATGGGGCTTCTACCTCTTCCCCGACTGCTACAACTACGGCTGGAAGAAACCCGACTACACCGGGAAGTGCTCCGCCAAGACCCAGAAGCAGAACAACCAGATGCTTTGGCTGTGGGAGCGCAGCACCGCCCTTTTCCCCTCCGTCTACCTGCGGCAGGAGATGAGGAACTCCCCCAAGGCCGCGCTGTTCGTCCGCAACCGGGTCCAGGAGGCGCTAAGGGTGGCCGCGCTGCCTAAACGCCCATACACCATGCCGGTCTACGTCTACGCCAGGACGCTGTACcgggaccagaaccagaacgcACTGACCCAG ACGGACCTGGTGAGCACCGTGGGAGAGTCTGCAGCTCTGGGAGCTTCAGGGGTCGTGATGTGGGGAGGAACCAAAGACTACGACAACAAG GCCGCCTGCGAGTCGCTGTCCGAGTACCTGACGTCCACCTTCAACCCGTACGTCGCCAACGTGACGGCGGCCGCCATGCTCTGCAGCCAGGTCATGTGCCAGGGGAGGGGCCGCTGCGTGAGGAAGAACTACGACTCCGCCCACTACCTGCACCTGAATCCCGCCCACTTCAGCATCCTGCGAGCCCACGGGAAGTTCGTGGCCATCGGTCTCCCGTCCGCCGCCGACCTGGAGGTCTGGGCCGGGAACTTCACCTGTCAGTGCTACGCGGGGCGGGGCTGCTCCCCCAAACTGTCCCAGCCGACCAAAATCATGCGCATCTGGGTTTAA
- the LOC119195469 gene encoding zinc-binding protein A33-like, whose product MSAASCLLTEDQFLCSICLDVFTHPVTTPCGHNFCKACITDHWDVNVPPNCPNCKKLFSTRPELQVNTFISEMAAQFRLSAQQKASSSSSEQQAAQTGEVPCDVCTGTKVKALKSCLVCLASYCEAHLEPHLTMSGLKRHQLMDPVEKLEARMCTKHDKLLELFCKTDQMCVCMFCTVLDHKNHDVVPLREEYEGKKAELGKTEAEVQQMIQKRRLKIQEIKHLVKLSEEQADREVAEGVLVFSALKESVERSQVELMDTIKEKQRKTQKEAEGFIKELEQEISELKKRSTEVEQLSRSEDHLHLLQSFRTLNTAPPTKEWTGVRVSPPSYEGTVVRAVNQLEKKLSNQMKKLLEVELKRVQQSAVDVTLDPDTANPYLILSDDGKQVKPGDVKKNLPDNPERFNRCVIALGKQSLSSGRFYYEVQVKGKTDWDLGVVRKSINRKGFISASPQNDYWTIWLRNENEYLALEDPSVRLSLKSRPEKVGVFVDYEEGLVSFYDVDATALIYSFTGCCFTEKLYPLFSPGLNDNGKNSAPLIISAVNHTE is encoded by the coding sequence ATGTCTGCTGCCAGCTGTCTGCTGACTGAAGATCAgttcctgtgctccatctgtctggatgtcttcactcatccagtcaccacaccatgtggacacaacttCTGTAAAGCCTGCATCACTGACCACTGGGACGTTAATGTCCCGCCTAACTGTCCCAACTGTAAAAAGCTCTTCTCCACCAGACCTGAGCTGCAGGTCAACACGTTCATCTCTGAGATGGCTGCTCAGTTCAGACTGTCAGCTCAacagaaagccagcagcagcagctcagagcaacAAGCTGCCCAAACAGGAGAAGTTCCCTGTGACGTCTGCACTGGAACCAAAGTGAAGGCCCTCAAGTCCTGCCTGGTGTGTCTGGCCTCCTACTGTGAAGCTCACCTGGAGCCTCATCTGACTATGTCAGGTCTGAAGAGACATCAGCTGATGGACCCTGTGGAGAAGCTGGAAGCCAGGATGTGTACGAAGCACGATAAACTGCTGGAGCTGTTCTGTAAGACCGACcagatgtgtgtctgcatgttctGCACTGTTTTAGACCACAAGAACCATGATGTTGTTCCTCTGAGAGAAGAATATGAAGGAAAGAAGGCCGAGCTGGGGAAGACTGaggctgaagtccagcagatgATCCAGAAGAGACGACTGAAGATTCAGGAGATCAAACACTTAGTGaagctcagtgaggaacaagcagacaGAGAGGTAGCAGAAGGTGTCCTGGTCTTCAGCGCTCTGAAGGAGTCTGTTGAGAGAAGCCAGGTGGAGCTCATGGACACcatcaaagagaagcagagaaagacacagaaagaggctGAAGGCTTCATCAAAGAGCTGGAACAGGAGATCTCTGagctgaagaagagaagcactgaggtggagcagctctcacgctctgaagaccacctccatctcctccagagCTTCAGGACCCTGAACACTGCTCCACCCACCAAGGAATGGacaggagtcagagtcagtccaCCTTCATATGAGGGGACTGTGGTGAGAGCTGTGaaccagctggagaagaagctcagtaaccagatgaagaagctgctggaggtcgaGCTGAAGAGAGTCCAGCAGTCTGCAGTGGATGTGACACTCGATCCTGATACAGCAAATCCTTACCTCATCCTGTCTGATGATGGAAAACAAGTTAAACCTGGAGATGTAAAGAAGAATCTCCCAGACAATCCAGAGAGGTTTAATCGTTGTGTTATTGCTTTAGGAAAGCAGAGTTTATCTTCAGGTAGATTTTACTACGAGGTTCAGGTTAAAGGGAAGACTGACTGGGATTTAGGAGTCGTGAGAAAGTCCATCAACAGGAAGGGATTCATCTCAGCGTCTCCTCAGAATGATTACTGGACCATATGGTTGAGGAATGAGAACGAGTACTTAGCTCTTGAAGACCCATcagtccgtctctctctgaAGTCCCGGCCTGagaaggtgggggtgtttgtggatTATGAGGAGGGTCTGGTCTCCTTTTATGACGTTGATGCTACAGCTTTGATCTACTCCTTTACTGGCTGCTgcttcactgagaaactctACCCACTCTTTAGTCCAGGTCTAAATGATAATGGTAAaaactctgctcctctgatcatctctgctgtcaatcacactgAGTAG